From the genome of Halomonas sp. MCCC 1A13316, one region includes:
- the tnpC gene encoding IS66 family transposase, with protein sequence MNMPPDLSQLSPDQLRHLAATLMAQVEEKDRALAQSQETLRHTEQVNQKLTYELALLKRHAFGKRSEQLNVLQISLLDEVVDADIAAIEAELEELATPATVPATKQKPKRQPVPDDLPRVEIRHEPDSEHCTCGCQRRRIGEEISEKLDYTPGVFTVERHIRGKWVCDACETLTQAPMPAHVIDKGLPTSGLLAQVMIAKYADHQPLYRQSQIFARAGVEIPRSTLAEWIGICGVRLQPLIDALRETLLTEPILHADETPVPMLAPGKKKTHRAYLWAYATTPYAGLKAVIYDFAPGRSGQHARDFLGEWKGKLVCDDYGGYKQSFTNGVTEIGCMAHARRKFVDLHVAGKSQIAEQAIELIGQLYQIEREAQPLSAEERQQLRDTRARPIADTLHRWMLAHREKVPNGSATAKALDYSLKRWAALTRYLDDGGLPIDNNRVENLIRPWALGRSNWLFAGSLRSGQRAANIMSLIQSAKLNGHEPHAYLKDVLARLPTQKASQIHELLPQHWKPVD encoded by the coding sequence ATGAACATGCCGCCCGACCTGTCTCAACTCTCTCCCGATCAGCTCCGCCACCTGGCGGCAACGCTGATGGCGCAGGTCGAGGAAAAGGATCGGGCGCTGGCACAGAGCCAAGAAACGCTACGCCACACCGAGCAGGTCAACCAGAAGCTGACCTATGAACTGGCGCTGCTCAAGCGCCACGCTTTCGGCAAGCGCAGCGAACAGCTCAACGTCTTGCAGATCAGCCTGCTGGACGAGGTGGTGGATGCCGACATTGCTGCCATCGAGGCCGAGTTGGAAGAACTCGCTACCCCGGCGACGGTGCCCGCCACCAAGCAAAAGCCCAAACGCCAGCCCGTGCCCGATGACCTGCCGCGTGTCGAGATCCGACACGAGCCCGACAGCGAGCACTGCACGTGCGGCTGCCAGCGGCGGCGCATTGGCGAGGAGATCAGCGAGAAGCTCGACTACACGCCAGGCGTGTTTACCGTCGAGCGGCATATCCGCGGCAAGTGGGTCTGCGACGCGTGCGAAACGCTGACCCAGGCACCGATGCCGGCCCACGTGATCGACAAGGGCCTCCCCACCTCGGGGTTGCTGGCCCAGGTGATGATCGCCAAGTATGCCGACCATCAGCCGCTCTACCGCCAGTCACAGATCTTTGCCCGCGCTGGGGTGGAGATCCCACGCTCCACCCTGGCGGAATGGATCGGCATCTGTGGCGTGCGACTGCAGCCGCTGATCGATGCCCTGCGCGAAACCCTGCTCACCGAACCGATACTGCATGCCGATGAAACGCCGGTGCCGATGCTGGCTCCGGGCAAGAAAAAGACGCACAGGGCCTACCTCTGGGCCTATGCCACCACGCCCTACGCCGGATTGAAGGCGGTAATCTACGACTTCGCGCCCGGCCGCAGCGGCCAACATGCCCGGGACTTCCTCGGCGAGTGGAAGGGCAAGCTAGTCTGCGACGATTACGGCGGTTACAAGCAGAGCTTTACCAACGGCGTGACTGAGATCGGCTGCATGGCCCACGCCCGGCGCAAGTTCGTCGACCTGCACGTGGCCGGCAAGAGCCAGATTGCCGAGCAGGCCATTGAGCTGATCGGCCAGCTCTACCAGATAGAGCGTGAGGCTCAGCCGCTGAGCGCGGAAGAACGCCAACAGCTACGTGACACCCGAGCGAGGCCTATCGCTGACACGCTGCACCGATGGATGCTGGCTCACCGCGAGAAGGTACCCAACGGCTCAGCAACGGCGAAAGCGTTGGACTACAGCCTGAAACGCTGGGCGGCGCTGACACGCTACCTGGACGACGGCGGGTTGCCGATCGACAACAACCGAGTCGAGAACCTAATTCGCCCCTGGGCACTCGGGCGTAGCAACTGGCTATTTGCCGGCTCACTGCGCAGCGGCCAGCGCGCCGCCAACATTATGAGCCTGATCCAGTCTGCCAAGCTGAACGGTCATGAACCGCATGCCTACCTGAAAGACGTGCTGGCTCGGCTGCCGACGCAGAAGGCCAGCCAGATCCACGAACTCCTACCTCAGCACTGGAAACCGGTCGACTGA
- a CDS encoding MbcA/ParS/Xre antitoxin family protein, giving the protein MKDSEELDALSVMRYAVHVFEDEKIALEWLSCEIPALSGARPADLLDTFRGRQLVRQVLAKIECGEFS; this is encoded by the coding sequence ATGAAGGACAGTGAGGAGCTCGATGCCTTGAGTGTGATGCGCTATGCCGTTCACGTATTCGAGGATGAGAAGATAGCCCTTGAATGGTTGAGCTGTGAGATTCCGGCACTATCTGGCGCACGTCCTGCCGATCTGCTTGATACCTTTCGGGGGCGGCAGCTGGTACGCCAAGTGTTGGCAAAGATCGAGTGCGGCGAGTTCTCATAG
- the tnpA gene encoding IS66-like element accessory protein TnpA, which yields MSELSVWEAPRKRRRFTAEFKAMIVEACQQPGASVAGIALEHALNANLVHKWIREARRSAPVSDTPAFVPVPMASTATPAAGQHRETERIRLSLPSPKGTVTIEWPVSDAQSCRALLRDLLS from the coding sequence ATGAGTGAGTTAAGCGTATGGGAGGCGCCTCGAAAGCGCCGCCGCTTTACAGCCGAGTTCAAGGCCATGATCGTCGAAGCGTGCCAACAACCCGGTGCCTCAGTGGCCGGCATCGCGTTGGAGCATGCCCTGAACGCCAATCTGGTCCATAAGTGGATCCGTGAGGCTCGGCGGTCGGCGCCGGTAAGTGATACTCCGGCGTTTGTTCCAGTGCCGATGGCAAGCACCGCCACACCCGCGGCGGGCCAGCATCGGGAAACCGAGCGTATTCGCCTTTCACTGCCGAGCCCCAAAGGCACGGTGACCATCGAATGGCCGGTGTCCGATGCGCAGAGCTGTCGGGCGCTGCTTCGGGATCTGCTGTCGTGA
- a CDS encoding DUF4113 domain-containing protein — MKLGTPSPGAAWHLRCANITQRYSTRWDELPIAPAK, encoded by the coding sequence GTGAAGCTCGGTACACCCAGCCCAGGAGCGGCGTGGCATCTGCGCTGTGCCAACATCACGCAGCGCTACTCGACGCGTTGGGACGAGCTTCCGATTGCTCCAGCCAAATAA
- a CDS encoding S24 family peptidase: MTLAKLIPAHPESPRLELPYPLALGRAGLSGFPSPTQDYEGRVLDLNERFVKRSSATLFLTVTDDGMVKLGINEGDTLVVDRSISVPVTHYRRYS, from the coding sequence ATGACACTGGCAAAGCTCATTCCGGCTCATCCTGAATCTCCAAGACTCGAGCTGCCCTACCCGCTGGCCCTCGGTCGCGCTGGTCTCTCCGGCTTCCCGAGCCCGACGCAGGACTACGAGGGACGCGTACTCGATCTCAACGAACGCTTCGTAAAGCGCTCCTCCGCCACGCTCTTCCTCACGGTAACAGACGACGGCATGGTCAAGCTGGGCATCAATGAGGGCGATACCCTAGTGGTCGATCGTTCGATCTCCGTCCCGGTCACACATTATCGTCGCTATAGTTGA
- a CDS encoding NAD-dependent epimerase/dehydratase family protein, which produces MSVLITGGLGHVGSWVAYLLAKQGKKVIICDMAANHFERMGLNYLEEVRDQLILESVDMLDYHSVFEVLLRHRDELEGVIHSVSVIAGPYFQEHPFKHLSINAMGTLNVYETCRILGIQKVVNMSSGAVYGDAQGPQHEDTPYKATDLYGASKISGELYGLQYSDTYGMDIRNARLFFVYGPGKRPSHMHKVYQGLFGPLEGLDNIQAPNGSEQSLDWTHVYDTASGIIKLFEAEQVTHRNFNISSGVPVDHLKIVEEVASVVGKKTNVKLGPGPFVVRGSPLDISRARKELGFEPRFTDIREGIEDYYKWLQAAQT; this is translated from the coding sequence ATGTCTGTGCTCATTACAGGTGGCCTCGGCCACGTAGGTTCCTGGGTCGCCTATCTGCTCGCTAAGCAAGGCAAGAAAGTCATCATCTGCGACATGGCAGCCAACCACTTTGAACGTATGGGTCTGAATTATCTTGAGGAGGTACGTGACCAGCTCATACTCGAAAGTGTCGACATGCTTGATTACCACAGCGTCTTCGAGGTCCTGCTCCGTCACCGAGATGAACTGGAAGGCGTAATCCACAGTGTTTCGGTTATTGCCGGCCCTTATTTCCAGGAGCATCCCTTCAAGCATCTTTCGATCAACGCCATGGGCACGTTGAACGTCTATGAAACCTGTAGAATCCTGGGGATCCAGAAAGTAGTAAACATGAGCTCAGGTGCCGTCTACGGTGATGCTCAAGGGCCACAGCACGAAGACACCCCCTACAAGGCCACGGACCTCTACGGCGCATCAAAGATTTCTGGCGAACTGTACGGTTTGCAATATAGCGATACCTACGGCATGGATATTCGTAACGCAAGGCTATTCTTTGTCTATGGGCCGGGTAAACGTCCTTCGCACATGCACAAGGTCTACCAAGGTTTGTTCGGCCCATTGGAGGGCCTCGACAACATCCAAGCGCCCAACGGATCGGAACAGAGCTTGGATTGGACGCATGTTTATGACACCGCCTCGGGAATCATCAAGCTTTTTGAAGCAGAGCAGGTTACCCACCGAAACTTCAATATTTCAAGCGGCGTACCGGTCGACCACCTCAAGATTGTCGAAGAGGTGGCATCCGTCGTCGGCAAAAAAACGAATGTCAAGCTGGGGCCAGGGCCGTTTGTTGTCAGAGGCTCGCCGCTGGATATTTCACGCGCCCGAAAGGAACTTGGCTTCGAACCCCGCTTCACCGATATCCGGGAGGGCATTGAAGATTACTACAAGTGGTTACAAGCCGCACAAACTTAA
- the tnpB gene encoding IS66 family insertion sequence element accessory protein TnpB (TnpB, as the term is used for proteins encoded by IS66 family insertion elements, is considered an accessory protein, since TnpC, encoded by a neighboring gene, is a DDE family transposase.): MIRIDEIWLATEPLDMRAGPDTALARVVKVFGTARPHCAYLFANRRGNRMKVLIHDGLGVWLCARRLNQGKFHWAGNWHGDRVELSPEQVTALVQGLPWQRIGPAGAISVL; this comes from the coding sequence GTGATCCGTATCGACGAGATCTGGTTGGCCACCGAGCCGTTGGACATGCGCGCCGGTCCCGATACCGCCCTGGCTCGGGTGGTCAAGGTATTCGGTACCGCCCGGCCGCACTGCGCCTATCTGTTCGCCAACCGGCGCGGCAACCGCATGAAAGTGCTGATCCACGATGGCCTGGGGGTCTGGCTCTGTGCGCGCCGGCTCAATCAAGGCAAGTTCCATTGGGCCGGCAACTGGCACGGCGACCGGGTGGAACTGTCGCCGGAGCAAGTGACGGCACTGGTCCAGGGCCTGCCCTGGCAGCGCATCGGCCCGGCGGGGGCCATTTCGGTGCTGTAA
- a CDS encoding acyl-CoA dehydrogenase family protein: MTIMKTLNKQRIHLAALSTGPAIRMLDEAIAFTRKREQFGQPVANFQLVQSMIADCRTEIFAARSMILDTARRRDQGEDIALEASMCKYYATEMCGRVADRCVQMFGGYEYVADYASIERWYRDVRLFRLYEGTSQIHQLNIAKLTLKEAEAKGQ; the protein is encoded by the coding sequence ATGACCATCATGAAGACCCTGAACAAGCAGCGCATCCACCTGGCCGCTTTGTCCACGGGGCCCGCCATTCGCATGCTGGACGAGGCCATCGCCTTCACCAGAAAACGCGAGCAATTCGGCCAGCCGGTGGCCAATTTTCAGCTGGTGCAGAGCATGATTGCCGACTGCCGCACCGAGATCTTTGCCGCCCGCTCGATGATTCTGGACACCGCCCGGCGCCGCGACCAAGGCGAGGACATCGCCCTCGAGGCATCCATGTGCAAGTACTACGCAACCGAGATGTGCGGCCGCGTGGCGGACCGCTGCGTGCAGATGTTTGGCGGCTATGAGTATGTCGCCGACTACGCCTCCATCGAGCGTTGGTACCGGGATGTACGGCTGTTCCGCCTCTATGAGGGAACCAGCCAGATCCATCAGCTCAACATCGCCAAGCTCACCTTGAAGGAAGCGGAGGCAAAGGGCCAATGA
- a CDS encoding Y-family DNA polymerase, which produces MIGLVDCNSFYVGCERVFRPDLVGRPVGVMSNNNGCVIALSNELKATGITMGTPAIENQHLVRQGRIHLLSSNYKLFGDISQCVQSVLEEFSPGVEPYSIDEMVDRFGGFTPDQMLEHARQLHDRVRQYPGISVCVGVAPRAP; this is translated from the coding sequence ATGATCGGCCTGGTGGACTGTAATTCGTTCTACGTTGGCTGTGAGCGGGTATTCCGTCCGGATCTGGTGGGGCGCCCCGTCGGTGTGATGTCGAACAACAATGGTTGCGTGATCGCGCTCTCCAACGAGCTCAAGGCAACCGGTATCACCATGGGCACGCCGGCAATCGAGAACCAGCACCTGGTGCGCCAGGGCCGCATCCATCTCCTCTCGAGTAACTACAAGCTCTTTGGTGACATTAGCCAGTGCGTGCAGTCGGTACTCGAGGAGTTCTCGCCTGGCGTGGAGCCCTATAGCATCGACGAGATGGTCGACCGCTTCGGCGGTTTCACGCCTGATCAGATGCTCGAGCACGCCCGACAGTTGCATGATCGGGTGCGCCAGTACCCCGGCATTTCGGTTTGCGTCGGTGTTGCCCCACGCGCACCTTAG
- a CDS encoding acyl-CoA dehydrogenase family protein, which produces MSFASVMVSPVCGLSFYTVRARVGTNTGIGSEGIVADGTEDQKRGYLPLLASGELTGALAVTEPEAGSEATNIQTSARREGDYYSLNGKKCFMTNAPIAGLLTVLARTDPDSKGIEACPLSLSSATPRVCRQTPLTARWGRPARRWVKCTSRIAMCRRPTSSVEKRGWVS; this is translated from the coding sequence ATGAGCTTTGCCAGTGTCATGGTGAGTCCCGTATGCGGCCTGTCGTTCTATACAGTTCGCGCCAGGGTTGGCACTAATACCGGCATCGGCTCGGAAGGCATCGTGGCAGACGGTACTGAGGACCAGAAACGCGGCTACCTGCCGCTTCTCGCCAGCGGTGAGCTTACCGGGGCGTTGGCGGTCACGGAGCCGGAGGCTGGCTCCGAAGCCACCAATATCCAGACCAGCGCGCGCCGTGAAGGTGACTATTACTCCCTCAACGGCAAGAAGTGCTTTATGACCAACGCCCCCATCGCCGGTCTGTTAACCGTGCTGGCGCGTACCGATCCGGACAGCAAAGGCATCGAGGCCTGTCCGCTTTCATTGTCGAGCGCAACACCCCGGGTCTGTCGACAGACCCCGCTTACCGCAAGATGGGGCAGGCCGGCTCGCCGGTGGGTGAAGTGTACTTCGCGGATTGCCATGTGCCGGCGGCCAACCTCATCGGTGGAGAAGAGGGGCTGGGTTTCATGA
- a CDS encoding DinB/UmuC family translesion DNA polymerase, whose product MGDLWGVGRRQVERLAVLGIRTGWDLAQADPKRIPRQFSVTLERTALELRGISCIESKDFHEPRQRIMTSRSFGKLTDNLGEIRVAMRQYDQRGAEKLRSHGSLVRAVPVFLKTNPFRQDLPQYSPSLVVELPRPTDDSREILHAAGHALQRIYRKGFYQKGGVMLLDLVDASRQQLSLLDTLQSDAERQRSAKLMGVMDELNAPGLAAVR is encoded by the coding sequence TTGGGCGACCTCTGGGGCGTTGGCCGGCGGCAGGTGGAACGCCTTGCCGTGCTCGGCATCCGTACCGGCTGGGATCTCGCCCAGGCCGATCCCAAGCGGATCCCCCGGCAGTTCAGCGTCACGCTCGAGCGCACCGCCTTGGAGCTGCGCGGCATCAGCTGTATCGAGTCGAAGGACTTTCACGAACCACGGCAGCGCATCATGACCAGCCGATCGTTCGGCAAGCTGACCGACAACTTGGGAGAGATCAGAGTAGCCATGCGACAGTACGACCAGCGCGGCGCCGAGAAGCTGCGCAGCCATGGCAGCCTGGTTCGCGCCGTGCCGGTATTTCTCAAAACCAATCCGTTCCGCCAGGATCTGCCACAGTACTCGCCCAGCCTGGTGGTCGAGCTGCCCCGCCCCACCGACGACAGCCGCGAGATCCTACACGCCGCCGGCCACGCTCTGCAGCGCATCTATCGCAAAGGTTTCTACCAGAAGGGTGGCGTGATGCTGCTCGATTTGGTCGACGCCAGCCGGCAGCAGCTCTCGCTGCTCGACACACTTCAGAGCGACGCCGAGCGGCAGCGTAGTGCCAAGCTGATGGGTGTGATGGATGAACTGAACGCGCCAGGATTGGCCGCAGTACGGTGA
- a CDS encoding SOS response-associated peptidase: protein MCGRFASYDAYPKLARRLGVVVAEEGPPARYNIPPGTWITGFRQVVHDALPEQLDFWWGCRPKWAKGKAAQPINARVETVATSGYFKHAFARQRCLIPADGWFEWLATETGKQLHYITRIDCEPIAFAGIYAEREDGSRGCAILTEPARGSAAEVHDRMPLILDDASLEPWLDPDLTDRETIRNAVRHLDASLIDHWVVNRAVNRPGNDEDAGLINSA, encoded by the coding sequence ATGTGTGGCCGCTTTGCTTCCTATGACGCCTACCCCAAGCTAGCCCGGCGGCTAGGTGTCGTCGTGGCCGAGGAAGGACCACCGGCTCGCTACAATATTCCGCCGGGCACCTGGATCACCGGGTTTCGGCAGGTGGTACACGACGCGCTGCCTGAACAGCTCGATTTCTGGTGGGGATGCCGGCCGAAATGGGCGAAGGGAAAGGCGGCACAGCCGATCAATGCCCGCGTCGAGACGGTAGCCACCAGTGGCTACTTCAAGCACGCTTTCGCGCGGCAGCGCTGCCTGATTCCCGCCGATGGTTGGTTCGAGTGGTTGGCGACCGAGACTGGTAAACAACTGCACTACATTACCCGCATCGATTGCGAGCCGATCGCTTTCGCCGGTATCTACGCAGAGAGGGAAGATGGCTCGCGGGGTTGCGCCATTCTCACCGAGCCCGCCCGAGGCAGTGCTGCCGAGGTTCACGACAGGATGCCGCTGATACTCGACGACGCGAGCCTTGAGCCGTGGCTCGATCCCGACCTGACCGATCGCGAAACGATTCGCAATGCCGTGCGTCACTTGGATGCGTCACTGATCGACCATTGGGTGGTGAACAGGGCCGTGAACCGGCCCGGGAATGATGAGGATGCAGGTTTGATCAACTCCGCCTGA
- a CDS encoding acetate--CoA ligase family protein, which translates to MKIDQLFNPRSIAVIGASQNLDSINGQPIAHLKAKGYAGQLYPVNPRYDEVAGYRCYPDIDSLPEAPDVAVIAVAAKRVPEAVRALGEKGSPFAVILSSGFAEAGEEGRAAQREVSETARRYGMQILGPNCQGYMNIADGIHVGFGAPYAMSFPKGGVSLTSQSGAFGNSILMLASEEGLGFRRYLSTGNESVTTTLDLFEALIDDSETKVIAGYVEGFQDAHRLVDIGTRALRAGKPIVIWKVGTSEAGAKAAASHTANLGGAMALYRAAFKQVGIVEANDVGDLADCAKALLPGRLPKGNRLAVVTISGGAGIAMADRAADVGLALPELTPQTVMALKEALPDFAAVANPLDVTAALLSDAQLLKVTLQRLADDPNVNMIALALAAASGALAAELAREVVRISEQYQIPILVAWNADERANAEAYQILDDARIPRYGSPVRCARGAGALWEYARAKQRLDLDEDKQPLRINQPEAQVLLTGRQHDLTEFESKRLLAQYGIPVTRERLATTREEAQALAAEIGLPVAMKIQSSQIPHKTEAGGVRIGIPDTETVGEVFDEIMHNATRYAPEALLDGVLVQEMRKRPAITLCE; encoded by the coding sequence ATGAAGATCGATCAGCTGTTCAATCCACGCTCGATAGCGGTCATCGGCGCTTCGCAGAATCTCGATTCAATCAATGGCCAGCCCATCGCCCACTTGAAGGCCAAAGGCTACGCCGGGCAGTTATACCCGGTGAACCCGCGCTACGACGAGGTGGCGGGCTACCGCTGTTACCCGGATATCGACTCACTGCCCGAGGCGCCGGACGTGGCGGTAATCGCCGTCGCCGCAAAGCGAGTCCCTGAGGCCGTGCGAGCCTTGGGAGAAAAAGGTTCGCCATTCGCCGTCATTCTCTCTTCGGGGTTCGCCGAGGCTGGCGAGGAAGGCCGTGCCGCCCAGCGCGAGGTGAGCGAAACCGCCCGCCGCTATGGCATGCAGATCCTCGGACCCAATTGCCAGGGCTACATGAACATCGCCGATGGAATCCACGTCGGCTTCGGTGCCCCCTATGCCATGAGTTTCCCCAAGGGTGGGGTGAGCCTGACTTCGCAGAGTGGCGCCTTTGGTAATTCCATCCTGATGCTCGCCAGTGAGGAAGGCCTTGGCTTCCGACGTTATCTCTCCACCGGCAACGAATCAGTGACCACCACATTGGATCTTTTCGAGGCCCTGATCGACGATTCGGAAACCAAGGTCATCGCCGGCTACGTGGAAGGCTTTCAGGATGCGCATCGGCTGGTCGACATCGGCACCCGAGCGCTGCGCGCCGGCAAGCCCATCGTCATCTGGAAAGTCGGCACCTCCGAGGCCGGCGCCAAGGCAGCGGCTTCGCATACGGCCAACCTGGGCGGCGCGATGGCTCTCTATCGGGCTGCCTTCAAGCAGGTCGGGATCGTTGAAGCCAACGATGTCGGCGACCTTGCCGACTGCGCCAAGGCGCTGCTACCGGGACGGCTACCCAAGGGCAATCGGCTGGCGGTGGTGACCATCTCAGGTGGCGCTGGTATCGCCATGGCGGATCGTGCCGCGGATGTTGGTCTTGCCCTGCCCGAGCTCACGCCGCAGACAGTCATGGCGCTCAAGGAGGCACTACCCGATTTCGCCGCCGTGGCCAATCCGCTGGATGTTACCGCTGCCTTGCTCTCTGATGCACAGCTGCTCAAGGTGACGCTGCAACGACTGGCAGATGATCCGAACGTCAACATGATCGCCCTGGCGCTCGCCGCCGCCAGCGGGGCTTTGGCCGCTGAGCTGGCGCGCGAAGTGGTGCGTATCTCCGAGCAGTATCAGATCCCCATTTTGGTCGCCTGGAATGCAGATGAGCGTGCCAATGCGGAGGCCTACCAAATCTTGGACGATGCCCGCATTCCCCGCTACGGCTCACCGGTGCGGTGTGCTCGCGGCGCCGGCGCGCTATGGGAGTACGCTAGGGCCAAGCAACGGTTGGACCTGGACGAGGATAAACAACCGCTGCGCATCAACCAACCGGAGGCGCAGGTGCTACTGACCGGACGTCAGCATGACCTGACTGAATTCGAATCCAAGCGGCTGCTGGCACAGTACGGGATTCCGGTTACCCGCGAACGGTTGGCGACTACGCGGGAGGAGGCGCAGGCGCTGGCGGCGGAGATCGGCTTGCCCGTGGCCATGAAAATTCAGTCGTCGCAGATCCCGCACAAGACCGAGGCCGGTGGTGTGCGAATCGGCATTCCCGATACCGAGACGGTGGGCGAGGTCTTCGACGAGATCATGCATAACGCCACCCGATATGCGCCCGAGGCGCTGCTCGATGGCGTGCTGGTGCAGGAAATGCGTAAGCGCCCGGCCATCACCCTTTGCGAGTGA